One Alteromonas sp. KC3 DNA segment encodes these proteins:
- a CDS encoding M16 family metallopeptidase, giving the protein MFKRSKIFTGLAAVALVASIAGCSHSNTSKPLTSDQSRSKTTTSQVDTTVESSATFNVEFERFTLDNGLTVLLHVDRSDPVAAVALTAHVGSAREKEGRTGFAHLFEHLLFLESENLGKGGLDKLSARIGGSGANGSTSRDSTNYYQTVPIDALEKMIWAEADKLGYFINTVTEPVLAKEKQVVKNEKRQSVDNRPYGHNQYVIDKNLYPKGHPYSWQVIGSLEDLQNATLADVKEFFNQWYVPNNVVLTIAGDIDIAQTKAWVEHYFGEIPAGNSIKPLAQQPAALTQTVKRFHVDNFAQAPMLTMVWPTVPEYHPDYYALEVLSEYLAQGKNAPLNKVLIDEKKLTSNVYMYGYDSEIAGQMQLQVMAFNDTDLNKVAEAINHAFAAFEKDGIAEKDLARIKAGQETGFYQGLSSVLGKGFQLAQYEIFAGGAQYISEDVQKILSVSADDVMRVYSTYIKDKPFVATSFVPKGQESLVLNNSLEAAVVEEQIVAGAEESFDASITADYERTPSSFDRSKEPPYGEQVTITPPVVWQTTLDSGIHVAGIENDEVPLVAFELKIDGGMLLDPQDKTGVANLLSGILLKGTQSKAPEVLEQEIEMLGASLDAQATDDAIVISGTSLSKHFDKVMDIVSQVILTPRFDATEFDLAKDDVINEIKQIKANPGAIASVEFGELLYGEEHPLAQPVIGSVESVTAIEVSDLKQYFERNFTPTLAKLHVAGDISQSKVSSALAKLNTNWKAKAVTLPEVSQVALAEKAKIYFYDVPDAKQSVLYFGHPAPPVSHPDSYVASVMNYRLGGGGFASQLMQELRENKGYTYGIYSGFSSDKNTGVFALRSNVRSNVTLEAIEAIRDILLSFGNNYSAEDLSVTKGFTLKSNARAFETLGAKLNVVGNISDLGFADDYVMQREQQVKALTVDDMKRLYQTYIHPDNMIYLVVGDKATQFERLKALGLGEPVLLNETEE; this is encoded by the coding sequence ATGTTTAAACGCTCAAAAATTTTTACCGGGCTAGCGGCTGTTGCATTAGTAGCGTCAATAGCTGGCTGTAGTCACTCAAATACCTCTAAACCATTAACCTCTGATCAATCACGGTCTAAAACCACAACCTCGCAAGTGGACACCACCGTTGAAAGTTCAGCGACGTTCAATGTCGAGTTTGAACGATTTACTCTTGATAATGGCTTAACTGTACTTCTACACGTTGACCGTTCTGATCCTGTCGCAGCCGTGGCATTAACGGCGCATGTAGGCTCTGCTAGAGAAAAAGAGGGAAGAACGGGGTTTGCACACTTGTTTGAGCATCTGTTGTTCTTGGAGTCAGAAAATTTAGGAAAAGGCGGACTAGATAAACTAAGTGCGCGCATTGGCGGTTCTGGTGCTAACGGGTCGACTAGTAGGGACAGCACTAACTATTATCAAACTGTGCCTATTGATGCCTTAGAAAAAATGATTTGGGCAGAAGCCGATAAGCTTGGTTATTTCATTAATACCGTGACAGAGCCTGTACTTGCGAAAGAAAAACAGGTGGTCAAAAATGAAAAACGTCAAAGTGTTGATAACCGTCCTTACGGCCACAATCAATATGTCATTGATAAAAACTTGTACCCCAAAGGTCATCCGTACAGTTGGCAGGTCATTGGTTCGCTAGAAGACCTTCAAAACGCCACGCTAGCTGATGTGAAAGAATTCTTTAATCAATGGTATGTGCCCAATAATGTAGTGCTAACCATTGCTGGGGATATAGATATTGCTCAGACCAAGGCGTGGGTAGAGCATTATTTTGGTGAAATTCCTGCTGGCAATAGTATTAAGCCCTTAGCACAGCAACCTGCTGCGTTAACTCAAACAGTGAAACGCTTTCACGTCGACAACTTTGCCCAAGCGCCAATGCTAACTATGGTGTGGCCAACGGTGCCAGAATATCACCCTGATTATTATGCATTAGAAGTCCTATCCGAGTACTTAGCGCAGGGGAAAAACGCGCCGTTAAACAAGGTGCTAATTGATGAGAAAAAACTCACCAGCAATGTTTATATGTATGGCTATGATTCTGAAATAGCAGGTCAAATGCAGCTACAAGTCATGGCGTTCAATGACACTGACTTGAATAAGGTTGCTGAGGCGATTAACCATGCATTTGCAGCGTTTGAAAAAGACGGTATTGCTGAAAAAGATTTAGCTCGTATCAAAGCTGGGCAAGAAACTGGGTTCTATCAGGGGCTATCAAGTGTTCTTGGTAAGGGATTCCAACTGGCCCAATACGAAATTTTTGCAGGTGGGGCACAGTACATCAGTGAAGATGTGCAGAAGATATTGTCAGTAAGTGCTGACGATGTTATGCGTGTTTACAGCACATATATAAAAGATAAGCCGTTTGTTGCAACAAGCTTTGTACCAAAAGGCCAAGAATCTCTGGTGCTTAATAACTCGTTAGAAGCGGCAGTGGTTGAAGAGCAAATTGTGGCAGGTGCAGAAGAGAGCTTTGATGCGTCTATCACTGCTGACTACGAACGTACCCCTTCTAGTTTCGACAGAAGTAAAGAGCCGCCATATGGTGAGCAAGTTACCATTACACCGCCGGTGGTGTGGCAAACTACGCTAGACTCTGGCATTCACGTAGCGGGCATAGAAAACGATGAAGTGCCGCTGGTTGCGTTCGAGCTTAAGATTGATGGCGGCATGCTGCTTGACCCACAAGATAAAACAGGCGTCGCTAATCTACTGTCTGGTATTTTGCTTAAAGGTACACAAAGCAAGGCACCTGAAGTGTTAGAGCAGGAAATAGAGATGCTTGGCGCTTCACTTGACGCACAAGCGACCGATGACGCCATTGTTATCAGCGGTACTTCACTGTCAAAGCACTTTGATAAAGTGATGGATATTGTTTCTCAAGTCATACTTACCCCACGATTCGACGCGACAGAGTTCGATCTTGCCAAAGATGATGTCATCAATGAGATTAAACAGATTAAAGCAAATCCAGGTGCAATCGCGTCGGTGGAGTTTGGTGAGCTTCTCTATGGTGAAGAGCATCCATTGGCGCAACCTGTTATTGGTTCAGTCGAAAGCGTAACCGCCATTGAGGTGAGTGATTTAAAGCAGTACTTTGAGCGAAACTTTACGCCTACTTTAGCCAAGCTTCATGTAGCTGGGGATATTTCCCAGTCGAAGGTAAGCAGTGCACTGGCTAAATTAAACACAAATTGGAAGGCAAAAGCGGTAACGTTACCTGAAGTATCTCAAGTTGCGCTAGCTGAAAAAGCCAAGATTTATTTTTATGACGTGCCCGATGCAAAGCAGTCAGTGCTATATTTTGGTCATCCAGCACCACCTGTGTCTCACCCAGATAGTTATGTTGCCAGTGTCATGAACTACCGCTTAGGCGGTGGTGGTTTTGCCTCTCAACTAATGCAGGAATTACGTGAAAACAAAGGGTATACCTACGGAATCTATTCTGGATTCTCTAGTGATAAGAATACAGGCGTATTTGCATTAAGAAGCAATGTACGCTCAAACGTAACGTTGGAAGCCATTGAAGCCATACGCGATATTTTGTTGTCTTTCGGAAACAACTATTCAGCAGAAGATTTGTCTGTGACAAAGGGCTTTACGCTTAAGTCTAACGCGCGTGCCTTTGAAACATTGGGGGCAAA
- the lepB gene encoding signal peptidase I, which produces MLNVKKYVKENLTFILFIVLMFSFRSSVADWYHVPSGSMEPTIQVGDRVVVDKMAYTLDIPFTDISVANTGSVKRGDIIIIDSEAAQTRLIKRVVAVQGDNIALHDNVLHINGEKSKLTPLNEHVFREDILASSRTIALSPINSPASSFDDVIVPEGYVVAMGDNRNNSVDSRYYGFIPLSEIRGKATSIAFSVDKENAYLPRKERFFVALE; this is translated from the coding sequence ATGTTGAACGTAAAAAAATACGTAAAAGAAAACCTCACCTTTATATTGTTTATTGTTTTGATGTTCTCCTTTAGAAGCAGTGTTGCAGATTGGTATCACGTTCCGTCAGGTTCAATGGAGCCCACTATCCAAGTAGGCGATCGCGTCGTGGTAGACAAAATGGCGTATACACTTGATATTCCCTTTACTGACATCAGCGTTGCAAATACTGGCTCAGTGAAACGTGGCGACATTATCATTATTGACAGTGAAGCAGCACAAACTCGTTTGATTAAGCGCGTGGTTGCAGTACAAGGAGACAATATCGCTTTGCATGATAATGTGCTTCATATAAATGGAGAGAAATCGAAGCTTACACCGCTTAATGAACACGTATTTCGCGAGGACATCCTGGCAAGTTCCCGTACCATTGCCTTAAGCCCAATTAACAGTCCTGCTTCAAGTTTCGACGACGTTATTGTGCCTGAAGGTTATGTAGTGGCAATGGGAGACAATAGAAATAACAGTGTAGACTCTCGCTATTATGGCTTTATTCCACTTTCAGAGATTAGGGGTAAAGCCACTTCAATCGCCTTTTCCGTAGACAAAGAAAATGCTTACCTACCGCGTAAAGAACGCTTTTTCGTTGCATTGGAGTAA
- a CDS encoding TonB-dependent receptor: MKHGCKISAIAVGLAFSGLTTLTPAYAQQADEEADNLERIAVTGSRIKRTDMEGPSPVQSIDAGMIDSMGYENLQQLLERMPATGAGTFSTRNNSQDSTANGAAAVSLRGMGPDATLVLINGRRVAISSFAESITNSFVDINSIPVAAIERIDILKDGASAIYGSDAVAGVVNIVLKKDFDGLELNAGYGGTTGPNYDETTASILWGSQSEKSSATVIIDYFNNSTLGADEMGRFGTANQSPYGGMDFRSSRGYPGYFYVDGVKTIDPDCPPENATASGSCLFDYGPFGLTIPASERVGFIGQFDYKISSDTTAFLEVAMQHNTSEAGGAATPLDEDAGLTVPGSHPNNPFGQDIDIGRYRPVDAGPRRWDIESDTLRLVAGLRGQIADYDWEASVQKGRSRSEQSGDQSQGWVRVDWLQEQINLGNYNPFGGVTNPQSVIDEITTSLVRRGESRMTSFDAHISGEAFDFGDDVVMMAAGVEYREEEVSDVPDIQFQRGLIFGTESVSAAAERDQYAAYLELSIPLAEQLELQLAGRYDHFSDFGSTTNPKIALRWAPSDQVTVRGSWAQGFRAPSLAQIGLGPSQKSVFFVDQYRCDATGQDCDSLDYNIEFGGNPNLDAEESESWNVGVIYAPIQELGLSIDVWSITQDNKIDEQQFGLVYDAECNNQNSTVCVRLAPQQGESLGVIQKIFNTYQNVSSQEASGIDFNANYSMDMNEYGNVRFSLDWSYLNNFERNNLDFTGEYGYPEHRWLFATTWSKGAFDANLNISFIGEFEDTPDINFDGVLDFEENTSRTVDSQMLVDLQVGYNYSDNLRLVLGSNNLLDEEPPFAIGNGDSDLYGYVGGVHNPRGRFVYSKVTYRF; the protein is encoded by the coding sequence ATGAAACATGGTTGTAAAATAAGTGCCATCGCAGTGGGATTGGCATTTTCGGGATTAACTACACTGACACCTGCCTACGCGCAACAAGCTGACGAAGAAGCAGATAATTTAGAACGTATTGCGGTTACAGGCTCGCGCATTAAGCGCACTGATATGGAAGGCCCATCGCCTGTTCAATCTATTGATGCTGGCATGATTGATAGCATGGGCTATGAAAACCTCCAACAACTTCTTGAGCGTATGCCTGCGACTGGCGCAGGTACATTCTCAACACGAAATAACAGTCAAGACTCAACGGCTAATGGTGCTGCGGCGGTATCGCTTCGCGGTATGGGGCCAGATGCAACACTGGTACTTATCAACGGACGTCGCGTCGCGATAAGCTCTTTTGCAGAAAGTATCACCAATTCATTTGTTGATATTAACTCAATTCCTGTAGCAGCTATTGAGCGTATTGATATATTAAAAGATGGCGCTTCCGCTATTTACGGCTCTGACGCGGTAGCAGGCGTTGTGAATATTGTGCTTAAGAAAGACTTTGACGGCCTTGAACTCAATGCCGGTTACGGCGGTACAACAGGCCCGAACTATGATGAAACGACAGCCAGTATTCTATGGGGTTCGCAAAGCGAAAAAAGCAGTGCGACAGTAATCATCGACTATTTTAATAATAGTACATTAGGTGCTGATGAGATGGGCCGATTTGGTACGGCCAACCAGTCACCTTATGGCGGTATGGACTTTCGTTCATCACGAGGCTACCCAGGTTATTTTTATGTAGATGGCGTGAAAACTATCGACCCAGATTGTCCACCTGAAAATGCAACTGCATCGGGCAGTTGTTTATTTGACTATGGCCCATTTGGATTGACGATCCCAGCTTCTGAACGCGTTGGTTTTATCGGGCAATTCGACTATAAAATTTCTTCTGATACCACAGCATTTTTAGAAGTTGCCATGCAACACAACACATCAGAAGCAGGTGGTGCAGCCACACCTCTAGATGAAGATGCAGGTTTGACAGTGCCGGGGTCTCATCCTAATAACCCGTTCGGGCAAGACATTGATATTGGTCGCTATCGTCCGGTAGATGCGGGTCCTCGTCGCTGGGATATAGAGTCAGACACCCTTCGACTTGTGGCGGGTCTTCGTGGCCAAATTGCAGATTACGACTGGGAAGCATCAGTGCAAAAAGGGCGTAGCCGCTCAGAACAAAGCGGTGACCAATCACAAGGCTGGGTTCGTGTAGACTGGCTCCAAGAACAAATCAATCTTGGCAACTACAACCCTTTTGGTGGCGTGACCAACCCACAAAGTGTTATTGATGAAATTACGACTAGCCTAGTTCGTCGCGGCGAGTCGCGCATGACGAGTTTCGATGCGCATATCTCGGGTGAGGCTTTCGATTTTGGCGACGACGTCGTCATGATGGCGGCAGGTGTAGAATATAGAGAAGAAGAAGTGTCTGATGTACCAGACATTCAATTTCAACGCGGGCTAATCTTTGGTACTGAATCTGTATCTGCCGCAGCAGAGAGAGATCAATACGCTGCGTATCTAGAACTTTCAATTCCGCTCGCCGAACAACTTGAGTTACAACTAGCGGGTCGCTACGACCACTTTAGTGACTTTGGTAGCACCACCAACCCTAAAATTGCACTTCGTTGGGCACCCAGTGATCAAGTTACTGTTCGAGGTTCATGGGCACAGGGTTTCCGTGCGCCGTCATTGGCACAGATTGGCCTAGGTCCTTCACAAAAAAGTGTTTTCTTTGTTGACCAATATCGTTGTGATGCCACAGGACAAGATTGTGATTCACTCGACTACAACATTGAGTTTGGGGGTAACCCAAATCTTGATGCCGAAGAATCTGAATCGTGGAACGTAGGTGTCATTTATGCACCCATTCAAGAATTGGGCTTAAGTATTGATGTTTGGAGTATTACGCAAGACAACAAGATTGATGAGCAGCAATTCGGCCTAGTGTACGACGCTGAATGTAATAATCAGAACAGTACGGTTTGTGTGCGCCTTGCGCCTCAGCAAGGAGAGTCTCTCGGCGTAATCCAAAAAATATTTAACACATACCAAAACGTATCATCGCAAGAAGCATCGGGCATAGATTTCAATGCTAACTACAGTATGGATATGAACGAGTATGGCAATGTACGTTTCAGCCTAGATTGGTCTTATCTGAACAACTTTGAGCGAAACAATCTAGATTTCACAGGAGAATACGGCTACCCAGAACATCGCTGGTTATTTGCTACAACGTGGTCAAAAGGCGCGTTTGATGCCAACCTAAATATTAGCTTTATTGGTGAGTTTGAGGACACGCCTGACATTAATTTCGACGGTGTACTCGACTTTGAAGAGAATACCTCTCGCACCGTAGACTCACAGATGTTGGTCGACCTGCAAGTAGGCTATAACTACAGCGACAATCTTCGTCTTGTACTGGGTTCTAACAACCTACTTGATGAAGAGCCACCATTTGCTATTGGTAATGGCGATAGTGACTTGTATGGCTATGTAGGTGGCGTACACAATCCTAGAGGGCGTTTCGTATACTCAAAAGTGACCTACCGCTTTTAA
- a CDS encoding MAPEG family protein: MVLPITAFYASLLGICYLYLSIIVIGARRRHKVGIGDGGHEDLSRLARAHGNFSEYVPITLIMIACFEANTGQMWAVHALGSALLFGRVLHAYGLGKHAGVSWQRFAGMILTFIAMLCAAIGNLILIHFGL, encoded by the coding sequence ATGGTTTTGCCAATTACGGCGTTTTACGCAAGCTTGTTAGGTATTTGCTACCTTTATTTATCAATAATTGTGATTGGCGCACGGCGTCGGCATAAAGTTGGCATCGGTGATGGTGGACATGAGGATTTGAGCCGTTTAGCGCGAGCACATGGTAACTTCAGCGAATATGTTCCTATTACTCTAATCATGATTGCATGCTTTGAGGCAAATACAGGCCAAATGTGGGCAGTACATGCGCTAGGGAGCGCGTTATTGTTTGGTCGCGTGTTGCACGCATATGGTCTTGGTAAACACGCTGGAGTGAGCTGGCAGCGCTTTGCTGGAATGATCCTTACCTTTATTGCAATGCTATGTGCTGCGATAGGGAATTTGATACTTATTCACTTTGGGCTTTAG
- the adk gene encoding adenylate kinase — protein MRIILLGAPGAGKGTQAQFLMGKYGIPQISTGDMLRAAIKAGTELGLQAKRVMDEGKLVSDEIIIGLVKERIAQDDCKDGFLLDGFPRTIPQADAMKEAGVSVDHCIEFDVPDDVIVERMGGRRVHPASGRVYHVVYNPPKVEGKDNETGEDLIVRDDDKEETVRKRLAIYHEQTKPLVDYYSAEAAAGNCAYHKLDGTRPVEEVSNELAERLG, from the coding sequence ATGCGAATCATTCTTCTCGGCGCTCCTGGCGCGGGTAAGGGCACACAAGCTCAGTTTCTAATGGGCAAATATGGTATTCCTCAAATTTCAACTGGTGACATGCTTCGTGCGGCTATCAAAGCTGGCACAGAGTTAGGCTTACAAGCCAAGCGCGTCATGGACGAAGGGAAATTAGTATCTGACGAAATCATTATTGGTTTGGTTAAAGAGCGCATCGCACAAGACGATTGCAAAGATGGTTTCCTATTAGACGGTTTTCCTCGCACAATTCCTCAGGCTGATGCCATGAAAGAGGCAGGTGTTTCGGTTGATCATTGTATTGAATTTGATGTGCCGGACGACGTGATTGTTGAGCGCATGGGCGGCCGTCGTGTTCATCCTGCATCAGGTCGTGTATATCACGTTGTTTACAATCCACCTAAAGTGGAAGGTAAAGACAACGAAACAGGCGAAGACCTAATTGTTCGCGATGACGACAAAGAAGAGACTGTTCGTAAACGCCTAGCAATCTACCACGAGCAAACAAAGCCACTTGTAGATTATTACAGTGCAGAAGCCGCGGCAGGTAACTGTGCTTACCACAAACTAGACGGTACACGTCCGGTTGAAGAAGTCAGTAACGAACTGGCTGAGCGCTTGGGTTAA
- the htpG gene encoding molecular chaperone HtpG, with product MAEAAHKETHGFQTEVKQLLHLMIHSLYSNKEIFLRELVSNAADAADKLRFRALENDSLYENDGDLNVKLSVDKEANTVTITDNGIGMTRDEVIANLGTIAKSGTKDFFSKLSGDSAKDSQLIGQFGVGFYSAFIVADKVTVRTRAAGADASAGVEWISDGEGEFTIAEINKPTRGTEITLHLREDEKEYADAWRLRSIVSKYSDHISIPVQMWKEEVPESEGPDGEKIAAQPGEWEVVNKATALWTREKSDISDEEYNEFYKHISHDFADPLAWAHNKVEGKTEYTSLLYIPSKAPFDMWNRDQSHGLKLYVQRVFIMDDAEQFMPTYLRFVKGLLDSNDLPLNVSREILQDNKITQALRQGCTKRVLQMLEKMAKNDAEKYQSFWNEFGNVLKEGPAEDFSNREKIAGLLRFASTHGDSDAQTVSLADYIERMKEGQDKIYYVTADSLQAAKSSPHLEIFRKKGIEVLLMGERIDEWLMSHLTEFNEKQFVSIAKANLDLGDLEDEETKKAQEEAEKEVEGVLERAKAALGDKVIDVKFTHRLTDSPAVIVADDNGMTTQMMKLMQAAGQTVPDVKYHFELNPEHSLVKLLADTQDEELFNQWVGVLFDQAALSEQGSLKDPSTFVQNLNTLLMKLAK from the coding sequence ATGGCTGAAGCAGCCCACAAAGAAACCCATGGTTTTCAAACAGAAGTAAAACAGCTTCTTCATCTAATGATTCACTCTTTGTATTCAAACAAAGAGATTTTCCTACGTGAGTTAGTGTCAAATGCCGCCGATGCTGCAGACAAGCTCCGTTTTCGAGCGTTGGAAAATGACAGCCTTTATGAAAACGACGGCGATTTAAACGTTAAACTAAGCGTAGATAAAGAAGCAAATACTGTCACCATTACCGATAATGGTATTGGTATGACCCGTGACGAAGTTATCGCTAACCTAGGTACAATTGCAAAGTCAGGTACTAAAGACTTTTTTAGTAAATTGTCTGGCGATAGCGCCAAGGATTCACAGCTAATTGGCCAGTTTGGTGTTGGCTTCTACTCAGCATTTATTGTTGCCGATAAAGTAACGGTTCGCACACGCGCAGCAGGCGCTGACGCCTCTGCGGGCGTTGAGTGGATTTCAGACGGTGAAGGCGAATTCACTATCGCTGAAATCAACAAGCCGACTCGAGGTACAGAGATTACCCTTCACCTTCGTGAAGATGAAAAAGAGTATGCTGACGCGTGGCGTCTTCGCTCTATCGTGAGCAAATATTCTGACCACATCAGCATTCCTGTTCAAATGTGGAAAGAAGAAGTACCTGAAAGTGAAGGTCCTGATGGTGAAAAAATTGCAGCGCAGCCTGGTGAGTGGGAAGTTGTAAACAAAGCTACTGCGCTGTGGACTCGCGAAAAGTCTGATATTTCAGATGAAGAATATAACGAGTTCTATAAGCATATTTCTCACGACTTTGCCGATCCACTCGCATGGGCGCATAACAAAGTTGAAGGGAAAACAGAGTATACCAGTCTTCTGTATATCCCCTCAAAAGCACCGTTTGATATGTGGAACCGCGATCAAAGCCATGGGTTAAAACTTTACGTACAGCGCGTATTCATTATGGATGACGCTGAGCAGTTCATGCCAACGTACCTTCGCTTTGTAAAAGGCTTGCTTGATAGCAACGATTTACCGCTTAACGTATCTCGCGAAATTCTACAAGATAACAAGATTACACAAGCACTGCGTCAAGGCTGTACCAAGCGCGTATTGCAAATGCTTGAGAAAATGGCGAAAAACGACGCTGAGAAATATCAGTCTTTCTGGAACGAGTTTGGTAATGTGCTAAAAGAAGGTCCTGCGGAAGACTTTAGCAATCGTGAAAAGATTGCTGGTCTACTGCGCTTTGCTTCAACGCACGGTGACTCAGATGCGCAAACGGTATCACTAGCTGACTACATCGAGCGCATGAAAGAAGGCCAAGACAAGATTTACTATGTAACGGCAGATAGCTTGCAAGCTGCTAAATCAAGTCCGCACCTTGAGATTTTCCGTAAGAAAGGCATTGAAGTACTTCTTATGGGCGAGCGCATTGACGAGTGGTTAATGTCTCATTTGACTGAGTTCAACGAAAAGCAGTTCGTTTCTATTGCGAAAGCAAACTTAGATCTAGGTGATTTAGAAGACGAAGAGACCAAAAAAGCACAAGAAGAAGCCGAGAAAGAGGTTGAAGGCGTTCTAGAGCGTGCTAAAGCAGCGTTAGGTGATAAAGTTATTGATGTGAAATTTACTCACCGTCTTACTGATTCACCTGCGGTTATCGTGGCTGACGATAACGGCATGACAACGCAAATGATGAAGTTGATGCAAGCAGCCGGACAAACTGTACCGGATGTGAAATATCACTTCGAGCTAAACCCGGAGCACAGCTTAGTTAAACTGCTAGCAGATACGCAGGATGAAGAACTGTTTAATCAGTGGGTTGGTGTATTGTTCGATCAAGCAGCGTTGTCTGAACAAGGTAGCTTGAAAGATCCATCAACCTTTGTTCAAAACCTGAACACACTGCTGATGAAGTTAGCAAAGTAA
- the recR gene encoding recombination mediator RecR, with product MKFSPLLSELIQALTCLPGVGNKSAQRMAFHLLERNRTGAIDLSNVLHNAMEHIHHCKRCRTFTEDELCDICRHPEREASGLLCIVESPQDVLAIEQTLSYKGQYFVLMGHLSPIDGVGPNEIGLDEFESRLQAGGINEVILATNPTVEGEATAHYIAQLCASHNVEASRIAHGVPVGGELEYIDGNTLTHAFSGRRKL from the coding sequence ATGAAGTTTAGTCCATTACTTTCAGAGCTTATTCAAGCATTGACCTGTTTACCTGGTGTGGGGAACAAAAGTGCTCAGCGTATGGCGTTTCATTTGTTGGAGCGAAACCGCACTGGCGCAATAGACTTGAGTAATGTTCTGCATAACGCGATGGAACATATTCATCACTGCAAACGCTGTAGAACCTTTACCGAGGATGAACTTTGCGATATCTGCCGACATCCAGAACGAGAGGCTAGCGGGTTACTTTGCATTGTTGAAAGCCCGCAAGATGTTTTAGCTATTGAGCAAACCCTGAGCTACAAAGGTCAGTATTTCGTGTTGATGGGGCATTTGTCGCCAATTGATGGCGTAGGGCCAAATGAAATTGGTCTTGATGAGTTTGAATCTCGACTTCAAGCTGGTGGCATCAATGAAGTTATATTGGCGACCAACCCTACTGTTGAAGGTGAGGCTACGGCACACTATATTGCTCAGCTATGTGCCTCTCACAATGTAGAGGCTTCTCGCATTGCTCATGGCGTACCTGTGGGCGGAGAGCTCGAATATATCGACGGTAATACGTTAACTCATGCTTTTTCAGGCAGACGAAAGCTTTAA
- a CDS encoding YbaB/EbfC family nucleoid-associated protein, producing MFKGGMGNIMKQAQQMQERMQKVQDDLAKLEVTGEAGAGMVKVTMTCNHNVRRVDIDESLMDDDKEMVEDLVAAAFNDAVRRVQETSKEKMGDVTGGMPLPPGFKMPF from the coding sequence ATGTTTAAAGGTGGAATGGGCAATATAATGAAGCAGGCGCAGCAAATGCAAGAGCGCATGCAAAAAGTACAAGACGACCTAGCAAAACTAGAAGTAACTGGTGAAGCAGGCGCAGGTATGGTTAAAGTTACCATGACGTGTAACCACAATGTGCGTCGCGTAGATATTGATGAGTCGTTGATGGATGACGATAAAGAAATGGTTGAAGACTTAGTTGCTGCGGCATTTAACGATGCGGTACGTCGAGTACAAGAAACCAGTAAGGAAAAAATGGGTGACGTAACTGGCGGAATGCCACTACCTCCTGGTTTCAAAATGCCGTTTTAA